The proteins below come from a single Papaver somniferum cultivar HN1 chromosome 11, ASM357369v1, whole genome shotgun sequence genomic window:
- the LOC113321440 gene encoding GDSL esterase/lipase 7-like: MIRVVKDLYNANVKKIICMGIGPLGCVWESSRDNDSHHPSHTSSNSGAGGGWQDCMEDVNDLVLEYNALLSERLLDLNFEFPDAQIIFCDVYQAMMDIISFPRRYGFENVNRSCCGSGRYGGMVGCQAIEMACDEPLTHVWWDFNNPTQAVHSLLAESAWSCKPLDICRPISIE; the protein is encoded by the exons ATGATCCGGGTTGTCAAG GACCTTTACAATGCAAATGTGAAGAAGATTATATGCATGGGAATTGGTCCTCTTGGATGTGTATGGGAGTCCTCTCGTGATAATGATAGTCATCATCCTAGTCACACATCATCAAATTCTGGCGCTGGCGGTGGTTGGCAAGACTGTATGGAAGATGTCAATGACCTTGTTCTAGAATACAATGCATTGTTGTCAGAGCGGCTTCTGGACCTAAATTTTGAGTTTCCTGATGCTCAGATAATCTTCTGCGACGTGTACCAAGCTATGATGGATATCATTTCATTCCCTAGACGCTACG GATTCGAGAATGTAAATAGGTCGTGTTGTGGAAGTGGTAGATATGGTGGTATGGTAGGGTGCCAAGCTATTGAGATGGCCTGCGACGAGCCATTGACCCATGTCTGGTGGGACTTCAACAACCCTACACAAGCTGTGCACTCATTGCTTGCTGAGTCGGCTTGGAGCTGCAAGCCATTGGATATTTGCAGACCAATCAGCATTGAATGA